In Thunnus thynnus chromosome 11, fThuThy2.1, whole genome shotgun sequence, the following proteins share a genomic window:
- the tmem177 gene encoding transmembrane protein 177: MASRFLKFSVLLQKYRTPILIASCGGVFAANMFYHVFPDLSYRQLYQAWNKGEPVALSEKLEDVFQQVLKDYDVSSSKNFSAFASFGFHPVGAGVPWLPAGAQIGIPANFNSTVDDPSGITNRTIFINGKTVEWDSDTGTALKDALVFSLEAQKFAIAREVARLQSGGPVMSGAVAPVCLGGVWVYSVLLKQVFGLHVGPALFRGAVNVVALGLGAVSYLLISDSVSQWIDYNSDQRAAGLSRDYAKGGLEFYDKILSRNKTLRSLMGQKGEEMYAPSGNLFPAHLLQLKHTPYTSRREWIHTMMKEEKV; encoded by the exons atggCGTCTCGCTTCCTCAAGTTTTCAGTGCTTCTTCAGAAGTACAGGACTCCAATCCTGATCGCAAGCTGTGGCGGAGTCTTTGCAGCCAACATGTTCTACCATGTTTTTCCTGACTTATCCTACCGTCAGCTGTATCAGGCCTGGAACAAAGGAGAGCCAGTCGCACTGTCTGAAAAGCTAGAGGATGTTTTCCAGCAG GTGTTGAAGGACTATGATGTCAGCTCATCCAAGAATTTCTCTGCCTTTGCCTCCTTTGGGTTCCATCCGGTCGGTGCTGGTGTCCCGTGGCTTCCCGCTGGAGCCCAAATCGGCATCCCGGCTAACTTCAACAGCACGGTCGATGACCCGAGCGGAATCACAAACCGCACCATTTTCATCAACGGCAAAACAGTGGAGTGGGACAGCGATACCGGCACTGCACTGAAGGACGCGCTAGTGTTTTCCCTTGAGGCACAGAAATTTGCTATAGCGCGAGAGGTCGCCCGCTTGCAGTCCGGAGGACCGGTTATGAGCGGTGCTGTCGCCCCGGTCTGCCTGGGTGGGGTTTGGGTGTACAGCGTGTTGCTGAAACAGGTGTTTGGGCTGCACGTCGGGCCTGCGCTGTTCCGCGGGGCTGTGAACGTTGTGGCGCTGGGGCTCGGTGCCGTGTCCTACCTTCTCATTTCAGATTCTGTCAGCCAGTGGATTGATTATAACTCAGACCAGCGTGCGGCTGGACTGTCCCGCGATTATGCCAAGGGAGGGTTAGAGTTTTATGATAAGATTCTGTccagaaacaaaacactgcGCTCACTCATGGGGCAGAAGGGAGAAGAGATGTACGCTCCCAGCGGCAACTTGTTTCCTGCTCACCTCCtccagctgaaacacacaccgTACACATCCAGGAGGGAGTGGATCCACACTATGATGAAAGAGGAGAAGGTTTGA